From a single Planctellipticum variicoloris genomic region:
- a CDS encoding ABC transporter ATP-binding protein produces MIETRQLTKRYGHLIAVNEINLNLKEGDVFGFIGPNGSGKTTTMKMIATLLSPDYGEAYVCGKSIYTHQAEIRRLVGYMPDFFGVYDDMTVIEYLEFFAAAYRISGPARRKVCEEKLELVDMTFKRDAMVNQLSRGQTQRIGLARVLLHEPQVLLLDEPASGLDPRARIEIRNLLKRLGELNKTVVVSSHILPELADVCTRVGMIEKGQLLVDDYVDEVMKKARRHIVLNVRVQEGTERAAGLLESHPLVESVSITGKGVIEAVLVAGTLDYSPLPTLLFESGFKLLLFREEDVNLETAFLELTQGLVQ; encoded by the coding sequence GTGATTGAAACTCGCCAACTGACAAAACGCTACGGTCACCTGATCGCGGTGAACGAGATCAACCTCAATCTGAAAGAGGGGGATGTCTTCGGGTTCATCGGTCCGAACGGCTCGGGCAAGACGACGACCATGAAAATGATCGCCACGCTCCTCAGCCCCGACTACGGCGAAGCCTACGTCTGCGGCAAATCGATCTACACCCACCAGGCCGAAATCCGCCGCCTCGTCGGCTACATGCCCGATTTCTTCGGCGTCTACGACGACATGACAGTCATCGAGTACCTGGAATTCTTCGCCGCCGCCTACCGGATCAGCGGCCCGGCCCGCCGGAAGGTCTGCGAGGAAAAACTGGAGCTCGTCGACATGACGTTCAAACGGGACGCCATGGTCAATCAGCTCTCCCGCGGTCAGACTCAGCGCATCGGTCTCGCCCGCGTGCTGCTCCACGAGCCTCAAGTCCTGTTGCTGGACGAACCCGCCAGCGGCCTCGACCCTCGGGCGCGCATCGAGATCCGGAACCTCCTGAAGCGGCTGGGAGAACTCAACAAAACAGTCGTCGTATCGAGCCACATCCTTCCCGAACTGGCGGACGTCTGTACGCGGGTCGGGATGATCGAGAAGGGGCAGCTCCTCGTGGACGATTACGTCGACGAAGTCATGAAGAAAGCCCGCCGGCACATCGTGCTGAATGTTCGCGTGCAGGAGGGAACCGAACGGGCGGCAGGCCTGCTGGAGTCCCACCCGCTGGTCGAGAGCGTCTCGATCACCGGCAAAGGCGTGATCGAAGCCGTCCTGGTCGCCGGAACGCTCGACTACAGCCCGCTGCCGACGCTGCTGTTCGAGAGCGGCTTCAAGCTGCTCCTGTTCCGCGAAGAAGACGTCAATCTCGAAACCGCATTCCTGGAACTGACGCAGGGACTGGTCCAGTAA
- a CDS encoding DEAD/DEAH box helicase codes for MTFLELGLAEPIVRATTAEGYTTATPIQEQAIPHVLRGSDVLGCAQTGTGKTAAFALPILNNLMLSTAPQTGPAHRQPPRRPRALILSPTRELASQIDESLHAYGRHTGLRGTVIYGGVSQNPQAQSIRRGVDIIVATPGRLLDLMNQRLVDLSTIEIFVLDEADRMLDMGFMPDLQRIIATLPAQRQNLLFSATMPGPIAKLAHDILVNPARIDIAPVQETTELIEQSVCFVPGGQKTRLLTRYLGEPATKRSIVFTRTKHGADRVVRQLEEAGVVAEAIHGNKSQAARQRTLIAFKANRVQVLVATDLAARGIDVDGVSHVFNYDLPREPETYTHRIGRTGRAGQTGIAIAFCSADERSMLRAIERQLGYKLRVEVTPFSVDPAEEVRAPRPQQSNFKPRRPQGQGQQGGPPARPRKPQGEQQSQQQPAKPRPPRPAAAQGEGGHHVHGEHGAGGYRRPTGKPAARKFVGAGRGRPANGDR; via the coding sequence ATGACGTTTCTGGAACTGGGGCTCGCTGAGCCCATCGTCCGCGCTACCACTGCAGAAGGCTACACGACCGCGACCCCCATTCAAGAACAGGCCATCCCCCACGTGCTGCGTGGGTCCGATGTGCTGGGTTGCGCTCAGACCGGCACCGGCAAGACCGCCGCGTTTGCCTTGCCGATTCTCAACAATCTCATGCTGTCGACCGCGCCGCAGACCGGCCCGGCTCACCGGCAGCCACCGCGCCGACCGCGGGCGCTGATTCTGTCGCCGACCCGCGAGCTCGCTTCGCAGATCGACGAAAGTCTGCACGCTTACGGTCGCCACACGGGACTTCGCGGCACGGTCATTTATGGCGGGGTCAGCCAGAATCCGCAGGCTCAGAGCATCCGTCGCGGGGTCGACATCATCGTCGCCACTCCGGGCCGGCTGCTGGACCTGATGAATCAGCGACTCGTGGACCTGTCGACCATTGAAATCTTCGTCCTCGACGAAGCCGACCGCATGCTGGATATGGGTTTCATGCCCGACCTGCAGCGGATCATCGCCACTCTGCCGGCGCAGCGTCAGAACCTGCTCTTCTCGGCGACGATGCCCGGCCCGATTGCAAAACTGGCCCACGACATTCTCGTGAACCCGGCTCGGATCGATATCGCTCCGGTCCAGGAAACCACCGAACTGATTGAACAGTCGGTCTGCTTTGTCCCCGGCGGTCAGAAGACGCGTCTGCTGACCCGTTATCTGGGCGAGCCGGCCACGAAGCGATCGATCGTCTTCACCCGGACCAAGCATGGCGCCGACCGCGTCGTGCGGCAGCTCGAAGAAGCGGGCGTCGTCGCTGAAGCGATCCACGGCAACAAGAGCCAGGCCGCCCGCCAGCGGACGCTGATTGCGTTCAAGGCCAATCGCGTCCAGGTACTGGTCGCGACAGACCTCGCCGCCCGCGGCATCGACGTCGACGGCGTCTCGCACGTCTTCAACTACGATCTTCCGCGCGAGCCGGAAACCTACACGCACCGGATCGGACGAACGGGCCGGGCCGGTCAGACCGGGATTGCGATTGCGTTCTGCAGTGCGGACGAGCGTTCCATGCTGCGGGCGATCGAGCGTCAGCTCGGTTACAAGCTCCGGGTTGAAGTGACGCCGTTCTCGGTTGATCCTGCGGAAGAAGTTCGCGCGCCGCGTCCGCAGCAGTCGAATTTCAAGCCGCGTCGGCCGCAGGGGCAGGGACAGCAGGGAGGGCCGCCGGCCCGTCCGCGGAAGCCACAGGGCGAGCAGCAGTCTCAGCAGCAGCCGGCCAAGCCGCGTCCGCCGCGGCCCGCAGCCGCTCAGGGCGAAGGCGGCCATCATGTGCATGGCGAACATGGGGCCGGGGGATACCGCCGTCCGACGGGTAAGCCAGCCGCCCGGAAGTTCGTGGGGGCCGGTCGCGGCCGTCCTGCCAACGGCGATCGTTAA
- a CDS encoding 3'-5' exoribonuclease YhaM family protein produces MPPRSAASRVAEPEPRVLKLCELEPGQTGDCFVLLSGKESAKTRDGKPFYRAAFRDLRRSVTSMIWSDGGWFEDCDQRWLVGGFYKVRGRYFENQFGPQFELEKIRPIEEADRSAGFDPGDFHPSSRFDPDQMLSDLRQLAEEHISELPLRRLVARILDDRADQLREMAAASHHHHAFRGGFLEHVLSVTRTAVYLADKYRDQYPRLEPPLSKSLVVAGAILHDIGKTIELQQRPGGAEYTAAGRLIGHIVLGRDLVREAAAHDADFDPEILLRLEHIILAHQAVPEWGSPVSPSTPEALLVYYADDIDAKFHMVVMALESERTPGNEEFTNRDNPLKRRIFRGFVTT; encoded by the coding sequence ATGCCGCCCCGATCCGCTGCGTCCCGAGTCGCGGAGCCCGAACCCCGGGTTCTGAAACTGTGCGAACTTGAGCCCGGCCAGACCGGCGACTGTTTCGTGCTGCTGTCCGGCAAGGAGTCCGCGAAGACTCGCGACGGCAAGCCGTTCTATCGGGCCGCGTTCCGCGACCTGCGCCGGTCGGTCACGTCGATGATCTGGAGCGACGGAGGCTGGTTTGAGGACTGCGACCAGCGCTGGCTGGTCGGGGGGTTCTACAAAGTTCGCGGTCGGTACTTCGAGAACCAGTTCGGTCCGCAGTTCGAGCTGGAGAAGATCCGTCCGATTGAGGAGGCCGACCGGTCGGCCGGCTTCGATCCGGGAGATTTCCACCCCAGTTCCCGTTTCGATCCGGACCAGATGCTGTCGGACCTCCGGCAGCTTGCAGAAGAGCACATCAGCGAGCTCCCGCTCCGCCGGCTGGTCGCCAGAATTCTGGACGATCGCGCCGACCAGCTCCGCGAGATGGCCGCCGCGAGCCATCATCACCATGCGTTTCGGGGGGGATTTCTGGAACATGTGCTCTCGGTCACCCGGACAGCGGTTTATCTTGCCGACAAGTACCGCGACCAGTATCCGCGCCTCGAGCCGCCGCTGTCGAAGTCGCTCGTCGTCGCCGGGGCGATACTGCACGACATCGGCAAGACGATCGAACTGCAGCAGCGACCGGGGGGGGCCGAGTACACCGCCGCGGGGCGGCTGATCGGTCACATCGTGCTGGGGCGCGATCTGGTGCGGGAGGCCGCTGCGCACGACGCAGACTTTGACCCCGAGATCCTGTTGCGGCTGGAGCATATCATTCTGGCGCACCAGGCGGTTCCGGAATGGGGGAGTCCGGTCAGCCCGAGTACGCCTGAAGCGTTGCTGGTGTACTATGCCGACGATATTGACGCCAAATTTCACATGGTGGTGATGGCCCTGGAATCCGAACGGACGCCCGGGAACGAAGAGTTCACCAATCGGGACAATCCGCTCAAACGGCGTATCTTCCGCGGGTTCGTGACCACTTGA
- a CDS encoding SMP-30/gluconolactonase/LRE family protein: MRAVWCFLGLLAISPCAAQEAAPSGDPRIVAPGSKWEVLWDEGEFTEGVAVAPGGEVYFSDIAIAGTQAGRIMKFSPRTGKTEVHVADSGQSNGLFFDRSGRLLAVCGANRGHRGLCEVTSRGTLRMLVDRFEGKRFNAPNDLVVHPKGWVYFSDPRYVGFEPLELDQMSVYRWIPGGKVVRATDAITKPNGVIFSPGGKILYVAETDNGSPGLPDSPPPAAPGRMTLNAFPVAADGSLGEKTVIVDFGKELGIDGMTTDVEGHIYAAVRSERRHGIVVYSPEGKELAFLPTEALPTNCTFGTGDESKILYATVGSGLYRMPLQIAGYHPELAP, from the coding sequence ATGCGGGCCGTATGGTGTTTTCTGGGACTGTTGGCGATTTCGCCGTGCGCTGCTCAAGAGGCCGCTCCATCGGGCGATCCGCGGATCGTTGCTCCGGGATCGAAGTGGGAAGTTCTCTGGGACGAGGGGGAGTTCACCGAGGGGGTCGCCGTTGCGCCTGGCGGCGAGGTCTATTTCAGCGACATCGCCATTGCGGGAACTCAGGCCGGCCGGATCATGAAGTTCTCGCCCAGGACTGGGAAGACCGAGGTCCACGTCGCCGACAGCGGCCAGAGCAACGGACTGTTCTTCGATCGGAGCGGGCGGTTGCTGGCGGTCTGCGGAGCCAATCGGGGACACCGGGGATTGTGCGAAGTGACTTCGCGGGGCACGCTCCGCATGCTCGTCGATCGGTTTGAGGGGAAGCGCTTCAATGCCCCGAACGACCTGGTCGTCCACCCGAAGGGGTGGGTTTACTTCAGTGATCCGCGGTATGTCGGTTTCGAACCCCTTGAACTCGACCAGATGAGCGTTTACCGGTGGATTCCTGGCGGGAAGGTCGTTCGGGCCACCGATGCGATCACCAAGCCCAACGGCGTGATCTTTTCTCCCGGCGGGAAGATTCTCTATGTTGCGGAGACCGACAACGGATCGCCGGGGCTGCCCGATTCGCCTCCGCCGGCGGCTCCCGGGCGGATGACGCTCAATGCGTTTCCGGTCGCCGCCGACGGCTCGCTGGGGGAGAAAACGGTGATCGTCGATTTCGGCAAGGAGCTGGGAATCGACGGGATGACGACGGACGTCGAAGGGCACATTTATGCGGCGGTCCGTTCTGAGAGACGGCATGGGATCGTGGTTTATTCTCCCGAGGGGAAAGAACTGGCCTTCCTGCCGACCGAGGCGTTGCCGACCAACTGCACTTTTGGAACGGGTGACGAGTCAAAAATCCTCTATGCAACGGTCGGATCGGGGCTGTATCGTATGCCGTTGCAGATCGCGGGCTATCACCCGGAGCTGGCTCCCTGA
- a CDS encoding SGNH/GDSL hydrolase family protein — MADPLFSAEPSAPRRPGRWWRRRLVLYPLYIAYLLGLVWLGFKIFLRIQYGVSVVAPTAAVSLEDFYYPELRKTGALDVAATDDERLDVLLLGGSVLEQVGPELQRVLETRCSRPVQVYNVARSAHTSRDSLLKWRFLKGRRFDVVVIYHGINDIRMNCVAPGLFREDYTHCAWYAGFESRRAAGTVNLPAILTQTASRAAERIGLGEPEAADLAFGSEIRTPGPFRQNLAEIVAGVREQQGVVVLCSFASFLPENYTRDAFRSHELGYGSGVYELPVEAWGLPDNVSRTLDAHNRQIRELAVAAAGPDLRFLDLAREFPADGEHFSDVCHLTADGTRFWVQMVLPAIPDCFDGAGISGRGTSE, encoded by the coding sequence ATGGCCGATCCGTTATTCTCCGCCGAACCATCCGCTCCGCGGCGTCCCGGCCGCTGGTGGCGCCGGCGGCTGGTGCTGTATCCGCTCTACATCGCCTATCTCTTGGGCCTGGTCTGGCTGGGATTCAAAATTTTTCTCCGCATCCAGTACGGCGTTTCCGTGGTGGCGCCCACGGCCGCGGTATCGCTGGAGGATTTTTATTATCCGGAGCTGAGAAAAACCGGGGCGCTTGATGTTGCTGCAACCGACGATGAGCGGCTCGATGTTCTGCTGCTGGGAGGGTCCGTGCTCGAACAAGTCGGCCCCGAACTGCAGCGAGTCCTGGAAACCCGCTGTTCGCGTCCGGTGCAGGTCTACAACGTCGCCCGCTCGGCGCATACTTCGCGCGACAGTCTGCTCAAGTGGCGGTTTCTGAAGGGCCGGCGTTTCGACGTCGTCGTCATTTACCACGGCATCAACGACATCCGCATGAACTGCGTCGCGCCGGGGCTGTTTCGGGAGGACTACACGCATTGCGCCTGGTATGCCGGATTCGAGAGTCGGAGGGCCGCCGGGACTGTCAACCTGCCGGCGATTCTGACTCAGACGGCGAGTCGGGCTGCGGAACGGATCGGTCTGGGGGAGCCGGAGGCGGCCGATCTCGCGTTCGGTTCCGAGATCCGGACACCCGGCCCGTTTCGTCAGAACCTGGCCGAGATTGTCGCCGGCGTCCGGGAGCAACAGGGCGTTGTCGTGCTCTGCAGTTTTGCGTCGTTCCTGCCGGAAAATTACACCCGCGACGCCTTCCGTTCGCACGAACTCGGCTACGGCTCCGGCGTTTACGAGCTTCCGGTGGAAGCCTGGGGGCTGCCGGACAACGTGTCGCGGACGCTGGATGCGCACAATCGGCAGATTCGCGAACTGGCGGTCGCGGCGGCGGGGCCGGATCTGCGGTTTCTCGATCTTGCCCGTGAATTTCCCGCGGACGGTGAGCACTTTTCCGATGTCTGCCACCTGACTGCCGACGGGACCCGTTTCTGGGTCCAGATGGTTCTGCCAGCGATTCCGGATTGCTTCGACGGGGCCGGGATTTCGGGTCGGGGGACGAGCGAGTAG